A single region of the Leishmania donovani BPK282A1 complete genome, chromosome 19 genome encodes:
- a CDS encoding oxidoreductase-like protein has protein sequence MRRPREPAPGECCGSGCTRCVWDIYYDEVARFEELIAGGGIEEDCTQSSEEEEVVNYIGSVVVKYIDPPALPTTGSPGEWERAEMKARGFFPIDRIELVSCSTSLFSPTDPGISVVNLFTSAKGRTMLPGDVVEVLVTNSRGTQDADDVERLCKALRLDPYAWCELHRSPFVPEDNFPPWLPLQKPLTLGQLLSAYVDISSSSYLLHQSFFESLFRIYSDSKPSSASSTSTTPSPDPEKVRLLEACASSETGPQLLRSLSKSSTPLCYPSLVDVLEVFSFVQIPLDRLLEVSGPLQTRRYSLANWIPATLPPSPLQLCMREVCARRSANLPAATAVGADAQRVADMLNRAAQDASRDHSDFFFGHTSHPLCCAARSMTRSAAAAGQRGMYVSFSLFGNSLFARQLQAGCTALCNPAQAKSLCSQLFLIGCGTGIAPLIAAVTQLMLRRASTAAGSAPFPCWVFYGARTKAELLYDETLQEALRTGAIAKYEYALSREEDNKKQGRYVTDLVKRNRLMVTDSLQNEGQLFVCGPAKALLSVRQLVKCDLLAEPDDDDSVQEQRLLMLEDRGRLNFDIWSTGNIFE, from the coding sequence ATGAGACGTCCGCGTGAGCCAGCACCAGGGGAGTGCTGTGGAAGCGGGTGTACCCGCTGCGTATGGGATATTTACTACGATGAAGTCGCCAGATTTGAAGAGCTTATAGCAGGCGGGGGGATCGAAGAGGATTGCACCCAATCCtcagaggaggaagaggttGTTAATTATATCGGTTCCGTTGTGGTGAAGTACATTGATCCACCAGCTTTGCCCACCACAGGCTCTCCAGGTGAGTGGGAGAGAGCCGAAATGAAGGCGCGCGGTTTCTTTCCCATTGACAGAATCGAACTAgtgagctgcagcacatccCTGTTTTCTCCAACTGATCCGGGAATCAGCGTCGTCAACCTCTTCACATCCGCAAAAGGCAGGACAATGCTACCAGGCGATGTAGTGGAGGTTCTTGTGACTAACAGTCGCGGTACTCAGGACGCCGATGACGTTGAGAGGCTGTGCAAGGCGCTTCGCCTGGATCCGTATGCGTGGTGCGAGCTGCATCGCTCCCCGTTTGTGCCGGAAGACAACTTTCCCCCGTGGCTTCCGCTACAAAAGCCTCTGACACTTGGACAGCTTCTCTCTGCCTACGTCGATATAAGCAGTAGTAGCTACCTGTTGCATCAGAGCTTTTTCGAAAGTCTTTTTCGAATTTACAGCGACTCCAAACCTTCCTCAGCATCTTCGACTTCAACCACCCCGTCACCCGATCCAGAGAAGGTGCGACTTCTTGAGGCCTGCGCGTCCTCTGAAACAGGTCCCCAGCTGCTGCGTTCGCTGTCAAAAAGCAGTACACCGCTTTGCTACCCTTCTCTTGTCGACGTACTTGAGGTCTTTTCCTTCGTCCAAATTCCACTTGACCGTCTCCTTGAGGTCAGTGGACCGCTCCAGACGCGCAGGTATAGCCTGGCAAACTGGATTCCTGCAACGCTTCCGCCAAGCCCACTTCAGCTGTGCATGAGGGAGGTGTGCGCTCGACGCTCTGCAAATTTACCTGCAGCTACTGCCGTTGGCGCGGACGCTCAGCGCGTTGCAGACATGCTCAACAGAGCTGCTCAGGATGCCTCCAGGGACCACAGCGACTTTTTCTTTGGACACACGTCCCACCCGTTGTGTTGTGCAGCGCGCTCTATGACGaggagcgcagctgccgcaggtcAGAGAGGCATGTACGTCagcttttctctttttggAAACTCTTTATTTGCCCGGCAGCTTCAGGCTGGATGCACAGCTCTGTGCAACCCTGCTCAAGCCAAGAGCTTGTGCAGTCAACTTTTTCTTATCGGGTGTGGCACAGGGATTGCTCCTTTGATTGCGGCTGTCACGCAGCTGATGCTTCGTCGCGCCTCCACAGCCGCCGGCAGTGCTCCGTTTCCATGCTGGGTGTTCTACGGAGCGCGCACAAAGGCGGAACTTTTGTATGATGAAACCCTCCAGGAAGCACTGAGGACAGGAGCCATTGCCAAGTACGAGTACGCGCTTTCCCGAGAGGAGGACAATAAGAAGCAAGGCAGGTATGTGACCGACCTTGTGAAGCGGAACAGGCTAATGGTCACGGATTCCCTGCAAAACGAGGGTCAGCTATTTGTGTGTGGTCCGGCAAAGGCTCTTCTATCTGTTCGGCAGCTGGTCAAGTGCGACCTGCTCGCCGAGCCAGACGATGATGACAGTGTGCAGGAGCAACGACTGTTGATGCTAGAGGATCGAGGGCGACTGAACTTCGATATATGGAGCACGGGAAACATATTTGAGTGA
- a CDS encoding peptidylprolyl isomerase-like protein, producing the protein MSDRPISSSASAVSEASQPPMEVAYPLNEEVEVPGTDGGLYKTVLVEGAGSQPVKGAKVTVHYVGTLLDGTKFDSSRDRGDCFEFTLGRGQVIKGWDKGVSTMRIGEKALLRCSPEYAYGVAGSPPTIPANATLLFEVELFHWTREVDISAAKDKSLMMSVLKDGVDYENPDFESSVTMDLLIYVGEFDPENKDKYTPVKTMPDWKAVVGVTSLPPHLEAFLYKMRKRESAACRVRSDLICDAVPEFAIPSSAERGHCDVTYVVEISELSRVKTYDFIGEAKVAEGEKRKNSGNDAFKAGKLDLAERFYRRAMEFIGQDYGFDDTVKPECHRVRIGVMGNLAQVLLMRNKYAESADFSRKVLSLDSSNTKALFRLAKALDGLQDWDDALKCVTDILAIDPGNADAASLKVRLMQEQRAFDQKQKSMFKKMFA; encoded by the coding sequence ATGTCTGATCGACCAatcagcagctccgccagcgccgtgagTGAGGCCAGCCAGCCGCCGATGGAGGTGGCATATCCTCTGAatgaggaggtggaggtgcccGGGACGGATGGCGGCCTGTACAAGACAGTGCTGGTGGAGGGTGCGGGCTCGCAACCCGTGAAGGGGGCCAAGGTAACGGTCCACTATGTCGGCACGCTGCTGGACGGCACAAAGTTtgacagcagccgcgacaGGGGTGACTGCTTTGAGTTCACCCTGGGCCGTGGCCAGGTCATCAAGGGCTGGGACAAGGGTGTGTCGACGATGCGGATTGGCGAGAAAGCGCTGTTGAGGTGTTCGCCGGAGTACGCTTacggcgtcgctggcagCCCCCCCACCATTCCTGCCAACGCCACGCTTCTCTTTGAGGTGGAGCTGTTCCATTGGACGCGCGAGGTCGACATCTCCGCTGCGAAGGACAAGTCCCTCATGATGAGCGTCTTGAAAGATGGCGTCGACTACGAGAATCCAGACTTTGAGTCGTCCGTGACGATGGACCTTCTCATTTACGTGGGCGAATTCGATCCGGAGAACAAGGACAAGTACACACCGGTGAAGACGATGCCCGACTGGAaggccgtcgtcggcgtcacgTCGCTGCCTCCGCACCTAGAGGCGTTTCTGTACAAGATGCGCAAGCGGGAATCGGCGGCGTGCCGGGTGCGCAGCGACCTGATCTGCGACGCCGTGCCGGAGTTCGCCATCCCGTCCAGCGCCGAGCGAGGCCACTGCGATGTCACATACGTGGTCGAGATCAGCGAGCTGAGCCGTGTCAAGACGTATGATTTCATCGGAGAAGCCAAGGTTGCTGAGGGGGAGAAGCGCAAGAACAGTGGAAACGACGCGTTCAAAGCCGGCAAGCTGGACCTGGCGGAGCGCTTCTACCGTCGCGCGATGGAGTTCATCGGGCAAGACTACGGCTTCGATGACACCGTTAAGCCGGAATGCCATCGTGTGCGCATCGGCGTGATGGGAAAcctcgcgcaggtgctgctgatgcgcaaCAAGTACGCCGAGTCCGCTGACTTCTCACGGAAGGTGCTAAGCCTCGACTCCAGCAACACGAAGGCGCTCTTTCGCCTGGCGAAGGCGCTGGACGGACTGCAGGACTGGGACGACGCTTTGAAGTGTGTCACTGACATCCTCGCCATCGACCCTGGGAATGCCGACGCGGCCAGCTTGAAGGTGCGACTCATGCAGGAGCAGAGGGCCTTCGACCAAAAGCAGAAGTCCATGTTCAAGAAGATGTTCGCCTAG
- a CDS encoding eukaryotic translation initiation factor-like protein, which produces MDPNRRAPASTVTDEQPLTLLWGTWEMWCDMPQRQQGQGTENTNWLEQVKSIGLFDSAEGFWGIFNCTILPSQLPPNGSYYLFRKHIAPMWEHEANRRGGKWVIPFTGKSSRSEGDLQPVDEAWQTLCLSAIGELFPGDEEEVCGVTVSRGRQRTLPSGHATSVLSEWKLCLWTRSADNRGSQMRIAEYIRKQLHLQSLSKETSRDGKSGENDTLMEMPRSPDRSPVAKTREASSIPSAMTYVAHRDLMEAKQEFVKGGSSVAQAFRPKYTLAIDVRGEAV; this is translated from the coding sequence ATGGATCCGAATAGACGTGCCCCGGCGAGTACTGTAACAGATGAGCAGCCGCTTACTCTGCTGTGGGGGACGTGGGAGATGTGGTGCGACatgccgcagcgacagcaaggCCAGGGCACAGAAAATACCAACTGGCTGGAGCAAGTGAAGAGTATTGGCTTGTTCGACAGTGCCGAGGGCTTCTGGGGAATTTTCAACTGCACCATCCTGCCATCGCAGCTTCCACCGAACGGCTCCTATTACCTTTTCCGAAAACACATTGCCCCAATGTGGGAGCACGAGGCAAACCGCAGAGGCGGAAAGTGGGTGATTCCCTTTACCGGCAAGTCGTCGCGGAGTGAGGGCGATTTGCAGCCGGTCGATGAGGCCTGGCAGACACTGTGCCTCTCTGCGATTGGGGAGCTCTTTCCcggtgacgaggaggaggtctGCGGCGTCACTGTGAGTCGCGGGAGGCAGCGCACCTTGCCCTCTGGCCATGCGACGTCTGTGCTAAGTGAGTGGAAGCTTTGCCTGTGGACTCGCAGTGCCGACAACAGGGGATCTCAAATGCGCATTGCAGAGTACATTCGCAAGCAACTGCACTTACAGTCCCTGTCGAAGGAAACCAGCAGGGATGGAAAAAGCGGCGAAAATGACACACTGATGGAGATGCCGCGGTCTCCAGACCGTTCTCCAGTTGCCAAGACGCGAGAGGCGTCTAGTATTCCGTCAGCAATGACCTATGTGGCGCACCGGGACTTGATGGAGGCAAAGCAGGAGTTTGTaaagggcggcagcagcgttgcTCAAGCGTTCAGGCCCAAGTACACTCTTGCAATCGATGTGAGGGGTGAAGCTGTGTGA
- a CDS encoding mitogen-activated protein kinase: MAQLVPLVELPSGKKIYSVRGQQFEVDRQYDLVKVVGFGACGTVCSAVANGSGERVAIKRLSRVFGDLREGKRILREMEIMTSLKHNNLIRLHHFMRPQSKETFEDIYLVMDLYDTDLNRIIRSRQKLTDEHLQYFMIQAFRGLHYLHSAKVMHRDLKPSNLLVNADCALAICDFGLARDDQVMSSSDLTQYVVTRWYRPPEVLGMGSNQYTSAVDVWSLGLIFAELMLGRTLLPGTDYIGQLVMIVNLLGSPSIDDMEFLSSEAKAFILSQPRRPALSFRDLFPMATEEATDLLSKLLVFHPARRLTAKQVMEHPYFSKYRDAAEEADAPDPFVWNHSHIETKEQLREDLWRVVEAHSQSNG, translated from the coding sequence ATGGCTCAACTCGTCCCTTTAGTTGAACTGCCCAGCGGCAAAAAAATATATAGTGTCCGAGGGCAGCAGTTCGAAGTGGACAGGCAATATGATCTGGTCAAGGTTGTTGGATTTGGTGCGTGTGGCACTGTTTGTTCAGCGGTCGCGAACGGGTCGGGTGAGCGAGTGGCGATCAAGCGACTGTCGCGTGTTTTTGGTGATCTTCGTGAAGGGAAACGAATTTTGCGGGAGATGGAGATAATGACGTCGCTGAAGCACAATAATCTGATTCGCCTCCACCACTTCATGCGGCCACAGTCAAAGGAGACTTTTGAGGACATATACTTGGTGATGGATCTTTATGACACAGATCTAAATCGTATTATACGAAGTCGGCAGAAACTCACTGATGAGCATCTGCAGTATTTTATGATTCAAGCGTTCCGTGGATTGCATTACCTTCACTCTGCCAAGGTGATGCATCGCGACCTGAAGCCGAGCAACTTGCTTGTAAATGCAGACTGCGCTCTAGCAATCTGCGATTTTGGGCTGGCTCGTGATGATCAAGTGATGAGCTCGTCAGATCTCACACAGTACGTCGTAACACGGTGGTACAGACCCCCTGAGGTACTCGGGATGGGATCCAATCAGTACACGAGCGCGGTCGATGTCTGGAGCCTTGGCCTGATCTTTGCAGAGCTAATGCTGGGGCGCACTTTGCTTCCGGGAACAGATTATATTGGACAGCTAGTAATGATTGTCAACCTATTAGGATCCCCGTCCATAGATGACATGGAGTTTCTGAGCTCAGAAGCAAAGGCATTTATTCTCTCTCAGCCGCGTCGGCCGGCTCTCTCCTTCAGAGATCTTTTTCCAATGGCTACAGAAGAGGCAACTGACCTTCTGTCGAAGCTGCTAGTTTTCCATCCAGCGAGGCGATTAACTGCGAAGCAAGTGATGGAACATCCATATTTTTCGAAGTACAGAGATGCCGCAGAAGAAGCTGACGCTCCTGATCCGTTTGTGTGGAATCATAGCCATATAGAAACCAAAGAGCAACTCCGTGAGGATTTGTGGCGGGTTGTCGAAGCCCATTCGCAATCGAACGGATAG
- a CDS encoding cysteine peptidase A (CBA) has translation MARRNPFFFAIVVTILFVVCYGSALIAQTPLGVDDFIASAHYGRFKKRHGKPFGEDAEEGRRFNAFKQNMQTAYFLNAHNPHAHYDVSGKFADLTPQEFAKLYLNPNYYARHGKDYKEHVHVDDSVRSGVMSVDWREKGVVTPVKNQGMCGSCWAFATTGNIEGQWALKNHSLVSLSEQVLVSCDNIDDGCNGGLMEQAMQWIINDHNGTVPTEDSYPYTSAGGTRPPCHDNGTVGAKIAGYMSLPHDEEEIAAYVGKNGPVAVAVDATTWQLYFGGVVTLCFGLSLNHGVLVVGFNRQAKPPYWIVKNSWGSSWGEKGYIRLAMGSNQCLLKNYAVTATIDDSNTSHVPTTAA, from the coding sequence ATGGCGCGCCGCaacccctttttttttgcgatAGTGGTAACTATCCTGTTCGTGGTGTGCTACGGTTCCGCTCTTATCGCCCAGACACCTCTCGGCGTCGACGACTTCATTGCCTCGGCGCATTACGGACGCTTTAAGAAGCGCCACGGCAAGCCCTtcggcgaggacgccgaggagggTCGACGCTTCAACGCCTTCAAGCAGAACATGCAGACAGCCTACTTCCTCAATGCGCACAACCCGCACGCGCACTACGACGTGTCCGGCAAGTTCGCGGACCTCACCCCGCAGGAGTTCGCCAAGTTGTACCTGAACCCCAACTACTACGCGCGCCACGGCAAGGATTACAAGGAGCACGTGCACGTCGACGACAGCGTCCGCAGTGGTGTGATGTCGGTGGACTGGCGTGAGAAGGGTGTCGTGACGCCGGTGAAGAACCAGGGAATGTGCGGCTCGTGCTGGGCCTTCGCCACCACTGGCAACATCGAAGGCCAGTGGGCTTTAAAAAACCACTCGCTGGTTTCGCTGTCGGAGCAAGTCCTCGTGTCGTGTGACAACATCGATGATGGGTGCAACGGCGGGCTGATGGAACAGGCAATGCAATGGATCATCAACGATCACAACGGCACTGTGCCCACGGAGGACAGCTACCCCTACACCTCTGCCGGCGGCACGAGGCCTCCGTGCCATGACAACGGCACCGTCGGCGCCAAAATAGCAGGTTACATGTCCCTGCCGCATGACGAGGAAGAGATCGCGGCTTATGTAGGGAAGAACGGCCcagtcgccgtcgccgtcgacgcgaCAACCTGGCAGCTGTACTTTGGCGGTGTGGTCACCCTCTGCTTCGGGTTGTCGCTCAACCACGGTGTGCTCGTTGTCGGCTTCAACAGACAAGCAAAACCGCCGTACTGGATCGTGAAGAACTCGTGGGGCTCCTCGTGGGGTGAGAAGGGGTACATCCGCCTTGCCATGGGCAGCAACCAGTGCTTGCTGAAGAATTACGCCGTGACGGCCACGATTGACGACTCCAACACCTCACACGTGCCGACGACAGCGGCCTAG
- a CDS encoding protein kinase, putative, which yields MGSQSGKASLSTSNRRRAVCDLCGTKATRKSSLQTGSTLVLKQCSRCHLRCCGECYVWRRYGSSFSTCYDEEHAVAEFAPVCRRCVAGPNLVANAPRFVWNKIFEYCDATAKHHLLQLCHATQMGVVLPYPHTRYGWSTFFEGRHFISKGANGEVYHTVVRRDITKELARSLIDALDAKVLADLSGRAVAVKAIRKSTVFSLRRWKHIQREVDTLRRCCHRHVVQLHFVAQGPSEVYIVLQYVAGGDLFDWLVRQQIPMEYDVVVIARQLLETLHFMHEVCGVVHRDIKPENILLQPVANPDVQRQGDGSLGADDGRSTEHTNSSDDLYIRLADFGYAKLLPQNEAGDATLSPAQISRPPLPPVPADAIGIVGPRAENVQRTEPRAKACKPLLISSTPCGTLGFAAPEILSAYNARKNALQRPRSNRQSAEQLGDAAKPRTPVDLVKRMDIFAAGVTICILLTGCEPFPCRSSKEHIEAVHEGLDFSGPQWNYVSQPAKNLLRRMLAPRTADRPSAFECLNSSWMKHQGPYTDATSEVEDDDENARGKGLNRSASVWQLLSTSFQNSVHSLRKNEGWLFVQDAQGLVTTIPRQLVNGREDSESFSEALHSPNSCEQASTVY from the coding sequence ATGGGATCGCAGAGCGGGAAAGCGTCTTTATCGACGTCCAATCGGCGCCGCGCGGTGTGTGATTTGTGTGGCACGAAAGCGACCCGCAAGTCGTCACTGCAAACGGGCAGCACCCTCGTCCTCAAGCAATGTAGCCGCTGCCatcttcgctgctgcggcgagtgCTACGTGTGGCGCCGCTACGGGTCTAGTTTTTCGACCTGCTATGACGAGGAGCACGCTGTTGCCGAGTTTGCGCCAGTGTGTCGGCGATGCGTAGCAGGGCCGAATCTGGTCGCCAACGCACCGCGGTTTGTTTGGAATAAGATTTTTGAATACTGTGACGCGACGGCAAAGCATCATCTGCTGCAGCTATGCCACGCCACGCAGATGGGCGTTGTGCTGCCGTACCCTCACACGCGGTACGGGTGGAGTACTTTTTTCGAAGGTAGGCATTTCATCTCCAAAGGTGCCAACGGTGAGGTTTATCACACGGTGGTGCGTCGCGACATTACGAAGGAGCTCGCGCGGTCTCTAATTGATGCGCTGGATGCAAAGGTGCTAGCCGATCTTTCTGGtcgcgcggtggcggtgaaggCGATCCGAAAGTCGACTGTTTTCTCCTTGAGGAGGTGGAAGCACATTCAACGGGAGGTGGACACGCTACGTAGATGCTGCCATCGTCACGTCGTTCAGCTGCACTTCGTCGCGCAGGGCCCCAGTGAGGTCTACATTGTGCTTCAGTACGTGGCGGGCGGAGACTTGTTTGACTGGCTAGTTCGCCAACAGATTCCAATGGAGTATGATGTGGTCGTCATCGCGCGCCAGCTTCTCGAAACGCTTCACTTTATGCACGAGGTGTGCGGCGTTGTGCATCGCGATATCAAGCCGGAGAACATTCTGCTGCAACCCGTTGCAAATCCAGATGTACAGAGGCAGGGGGATGGATCTCTCGGTGCAGACGACGGGCGCTCCACGGAGCACACCAACTCGTCTGATGATTTGTACATACGCCTTGCTGACTTCGGGTACGCGAAGCTGCTTCCGCAAAACGAGGCTGGAGATGCGACCTTGTCGCCAGCACAGATCTCGCGCCCCCCTTTGCCGCCTGTACCCGCGGATGCCATTGGTATTGTAGGACCTAGGGCGGAAAacgtgcagcgcaccgagCCTCGTGCGAAGGCTTGCAAGCCGCTCCTCATTTCGTCCACTCCGTGTGGAACGCTCGGCTTCGCTGCCCCTGAGATTCTCTCCGCCTACAACGCGCGGAAAAACGCTTTGCAGCGCCCTCGTTCAAACCGGCAATCCGCCGAGCAGCTCGGAGACGCAGCCAAGCCGCGAACGCCGGTAGATTTAGTGAAGCGTATGGACATCTTTGCGGCTGGTGTGACTATATGCATCCTCCTGACGGGGTGCGAGCCGTTTCCGTGTCGGTCGTCGAAGGAGCATATTGAGGCTGTGCACGAAGGTCTGGACTTTAGCGGACCTCAGTGGAACTACGTTTCGCAGCCGGCCAAGAACTTACTACGTCGCATGCTTGCGCCAAGGACAGCGGATCGTCCCTCAGCCTTTGAGTGTCTCAACTCATCATGGATGAAGCACCAGGGCCCATACACTGACGCCACCTCAGAggtggaggacgacgacgagaatGCGCGTGGGAAGGGCCTCAATCGCAGCGCGTCTGTGTGGCAGCTACTCTCCACCTCGTTCCAGAACTCTGTCCACTCGCTGCGCAAGAATGAGGGGTGGCTATTTGTGCAGGATGCACAGGGACTCGTGACGACGATTCCACGTCAGCTTGTAAACGGTAGAGAAGATAGTGAGTCCTTTTCCGAGGCGCTTCATTCCCCCAACAGTTGCGAGCAGGCCTCCACTGTCTACTAG